One Parcubacteria group bacterium DNA window includes the following coding sequences:
- a CDS encoding PrgI family protein: MRFQTPQFIEIEDRIFGPLTFRQFIYLAGGAGMVFLLWRLLPIFLSIPLIVGVGGLSLALAFYKVNDRSFVYALEALFRYVTRGKLYLWKKQPKAAERPEALPQESGLVVPKLSESKLKDIAWSLDVHDSIYAGQEKNSR; this comes from the coding sequence ATGCGTTTCCAAACACCACAATTTATTGAGATAGAAGATAGGATTTTCGGCCCGCTGACGTTTCGACAGTTCATCTATCTTGCTGGGGGGGCGGGTATGGTTTTTCTCTTGTGGCGGCTTCTCCCCATTTTCCTTTCCATTCCGCTCATCGTGGGAGTGGGGGGGTTGTCACTTGCGCTCGCGTTTTACAAAGTGAATGACCGCAGCTTCGTCTACGCACTTGAGGCGCTGTTCCGGTATGTGACACGTGGTAAACTGTATTTATGGAAGAAGCAGCCTAAGGCTGCCGAAAGACCGGAGGCGTTGCCGCAGGAGTCGGGTCTCGTAGTGCCAAAGCTATCGGAAAGCAAGCTCAAAGATATTGCCTGGAGTTTAGACGTCCACGACAGCATTTACGCCGGACAAGAAAAAAATAGTCGATAG
- a CDS encoding DUF87 domain-containing protein, giving the protein MGLLDKILKREEKTEISPILPQEIYEAGVLELRDIIAPAALKIEPRQFYLSEKIARTFFAISYPRFLSDNWLSPIINLDKIFDISIFVHPIDTGQALREFQKKVAEVQSQISIREEKGLVRDPKLDTAYQDLEALRDKLQQAQERLFDVGLYITIYGDTESEVDKIEQEIKTMLESKLVYIRPALFQQEEGYRSVLPIADDRLNVHSKLNSSPLSSFFPFVSFDLTSDRGILYGVNRHNSSLVLFDRFSMPNYNSIMFATSGAGKSYATKLEILRSLMFDIDVIVIDPEREYEYLAEATGGRYFNISLTSEHHINPFDLPPVGEGEAPADVLRSNIVNLVGLFRIMLGGLTPEEDSIIDRAITETYALKDITPDSNFSNIAPPLLSDFELVLAGMKGGESLSQRLTKYTKGTWSGFINRPTNVDINKKFVVFSVRDMEDELKPVAMYIVTHFIWNAVRKNLKKRLMVIDEAWWMMKQEDTASFLFSLAKRGRKYYLGLATITQDVNDFLRSPYGEAIINNSSIRLLLKQSTSAIDLVQKTFNLTNEEKFLLLESDVGEGIFFAGLKHVAMKTIASYAEDQIITSDPSELLAIKRARETPAGEPPIEEASKS; this is encoded by the coding sequence ATGGGTTTGCTCGACAAAATCTTAAAACGAGAAGAGAAAACGGAGATTTCACCAATTCTTCCGCAAGAAATTTATGAAGCGGGAGTCTTGGAGTTGCGCGACATTATCGCTCCCGCCGCCTTGAAGATCGAGCCGAGACAATTCTACTTAAGCGAGAAAATAGCGCGTACCTTTTTTGCAATTTCCTATCCACGCTTTCTTTCAGACAACTGGCTTTCTCCCATCATCAATCTCGACAAAATCTTTGATATCTCCATCTTTGTGCACCCAATTGACACTGGCCAGGCTCTTCGTGAGTTCCAAAAAAAGGTTGCCGAGGTGCAGAGCCAGATCAGCATCCGCGAAGAAAAGGGTCTTGTGCGCGACCCAAAGCTCGACACTGCATACCAAGACCTCGAAGCGCTCCGAGACAAGCTCCAGCAAGCACAAGAGCGACTTTTCGACGTGGGTCTCTATATCACTATCTATGGTGACACCGAGAGCGAGGTGGACAAAATCGAACAGGAGATTAAAACGATGCTCGAGTCGAAGTTGGTATATATCCGCCCAGCCCTCTTCCAACAAGAGGAGGGGTATCGAAGTGTGCTCCCCATCGCAGATGACCGCCTGAATGTTCATTCGAAACTTAACTCGTCGCCACTTTCCTCTTTCTTCCCATTCGTGTCTTTCGATCTGACATCCGACCGAGGTATTTTGTATGGAGTAAACCGTCATAACTCAAGCCTCGTCTTGTTTGATCGCTTCTCGATGCCGAACTACAACTCTATTATGTTCGCGACATCAGGTGCTGGGAAATCATACGCCACAAAACTTGAAATCTTGCGATCGCTCATGTTCGACATTGATGTTATCGTCATTGACCCGGAACGTGAGTACGAATACCTTGCAGAAGCGACGGGTGGACGATACTTCAATATTTCATTGACCTCCGAGCACCACATTAATCCCTTTGACCTACCCCCAGTGGGAGAGGGGGAGGCGCCAGCAGACGTGCTACGCTCTAATATTGTTAACTTAGTCGGACTCTTCCGTATTATGTTGGGTGGGCTTACTCCGGAAGAAGACTCTATTATCGACCGTGCGATCACTGAAACCTATGCGCTCAAAGATATTACGCCTGATTCAAACTTCTCAAACATTGCACCTCCACTACTTTCTGACTTTGAGCTCGTGCTCGCTGGAATGAAGGGCGGGGAATCACTCTCCCAGCGCCTTACCAAATACACCAAGGGGACATGGAGCGGCTTCATCAACCGCCCGACAAATGTGGACATCAACAAAAAGTTCGTTGTTTTCTCCGTCCGAGACATGGAGGATGAGCTTAAGCCTGTTGCGATGTATATCGTCACGCATTTCATTTGGAACGCAGTCCGAAAGAATCTCAAAAAACGTCTTATGGTTATCGATGAGGCGTGGTGGATGATGAAACAAGAAGATACAGCCTCTTTCCTCTTCTCGCTTGCGAAGCGTGGCCGAAAGTACTACCTTGGACTCGCAACAATTACACAGGACGTAAACGACTTTCTTCGTTCACCTTATGGTGAGGCAATTATCAACAACTCGTCGATCCGTCTTCTCCTTAAACAATCAACCTCTGCTATCGATCTCGTGCAAAAAACCTTTAACCTCACAAATGAGGAGAAGTTTCTCCTTCTCGAATCAGACGTTGGTGAGGGGATTTTCTTTGCCGGGTTAAAACACGTCGCAATGAAAACTATTGCCTCATACGCCGAAGACCAAATTATCACGTCAGACCCATCAGAGCTTCTCGCAATTAAGAGGGCGCGCGAGACTCCGGCGGGAGAACCACCCATCGAGGAAGCTTCCAAAAGCTAA